In Nitrosococcus halophilus Nc 4, the genomic stretch CTTGCACAGCAACTCCAGACACAGGGTGTCGAAATCCTATCTAGCGGCGGCACCGCCCAACTACTCCAAAAGCACGGCATTAGCGTCATAGAGGTCTCAACCTATACGGGTTTCCCAGAGATGATGGGAGGACGCATCAAAACCCTCCACCCCAAGATCCATGGAGGCATCCTGGGGCGAAGGGAAATTGACACCGCCACCATGGCTGAGCACGGCATCAACCCCATCGACCTGGTGGTCGTCAATCTTTATCCCTTCGAACAAACGGTGGCAAAACCAGATTGCGACCTAGCTACCGCCATTGAGAATATCGATATCGGTGGACCGACCCTGCTTCGGGCTGCGGCCAAAAACCATGCCGCAGTCACCGTCATCGTCGATCCAGCCGACTATGAGCAAGTCCTCACCGAAATAGCGGCCAACAACGGCGCTGTTTCCCCTTCTGCCCGCTTCCAATTGGCAGTAAAAAGCTTCGAACACTGCGCCCGCTACGATGCCGCTATTGCCAATTACCTGGGGACAATTAACCCGGAAGGTGAAAAAAGTGCGTTTCCCCACAGCTACAGCATCCAGTTTGCCAAAAAGCAAGAAATGCGTTACGGGGAAAACCCTCACCAGCAGGCAGCCTTCTATGTGGAGCATGCTCCTCCAGAAGGCACTATCGCCGCCGCCCAACAACTACAAGGAAAAGCCCTCTCCTTTAATAATATCGCTGACACAGACGCCGCTTTGGAGTGTGTAAAAGCTTTTCACGAGGCCCCCACCTGCGTCATTGTAAAACATGCCAACCCCTGTGGAGTCGCCACCGGAGAAAATCTGCAAGCAGCTTATGAACGAGCCTATAGCGCCGATCCTAGCTCTGCGTTTGGCGGCATTATTGCTTTCAACCGACCACTGGATGCCGCCACCGCAAAAACTATCCTTGAGCGTCAATTTGTTGAAGTGATCATTGCCCCTACAGTGGAAGCCGCAGCCCAGGCAATCCTCGCCACTAAGCCTAATGTCCGGGTATTAGCCTGTGGTGAATGGCCGCCCCAGGCAAAGGCCGGATTGGATTACAAGCGGGTTGTTGGCGGTCTATTACTCCAGGAGCAGGATATCAGCACGGTAGCTTTGGAAGCGCTTCGTACCGTAACGGAACGATCACCCACCCCTCAGGAGTTCAAGGATCTCATATTTGCCTGGCGGGTAGTAAAATTTGTCAAATCCAATGGGATCGTCTATGCCAAAGACGAACAAACAATAGGAATTGGGGCTGGACAAACCAGCCGAGTGATGAGTAGTCAAATTGCAGGACTTAAAGCAAAGGAAGCTGGCTTCTCGGTCCAAGGCGCAGTTCTCGCCTCAGATGCCTTTTTTCCCTTTCGAGATGGCCTGGATGCGGCTGCTAAAGAGGGTATCAGTGCTGTTATCCAGCCAGGCGGCTCCAGACGCGATGAGGAAGTCATCGCTGCTGCCAATGAACAGAATATTGCAATGATTTTTACCGGAATGCGTCATTTCCGCCACTAAGCCCTAGCCCCAATAGGCACCAGGCTAGACTGGAAATCAACTCCTGGAGGGATAAGGAATTTTAGGGTTTTCCCAAGGACTATAAGCTCTGGCCGTGGATGACACCAGCGCTTACCTCCCCTTACCTCTACCAAGGCCACAGCACCCTGTACCATGCTTGCCACAGTACCCTGTACCCTACTCCATAAGGATATCCGGCAACGCTTCTTTGCCCTCAATCGCCATCGCCTAGGCCGGGTTCGCGAATCGTTGCGGCCACGGCAACGGGTTTTCCTCGATGCATTGCCGCTGTTATTCCATACCAACCACCCTCTCTTACCTGGTTTTTCAGGCACCCGCACTCCTTGTGGAATTTCTAATTATTCTCCTCCAGTCACTGCCATCCGGGCCGGGCAATCCATTAGCAAGGGTTTCTCCTACAAAAAATGGACCCCTCCCATCCATCCGATTTATGGGCTTTTCCTTATGGGAAGCAGCGGCACCGTGGCCCAATCCAAGCAAAGTGATTTCGATATCTGGGTTTGTTGCCGCCCTGGATTGCCACCCACTGACAGAAAAATCCTCCAAGATAAATCCACTCTCATTGAAGCCTGGGCAGCAAACCTTGGAATAGAAGTGCACTTTTTTTTGGTTGACGAAGAGGAAATCAGGGAAGGACATTTTGAGTCCCTATCGAGAAGCAGCAGTGGTTCTGCTCAACGCTATTTATTACTGGATGAATTTTATCGGACTGGACTGCTAGTTGCCGGACGTTCGCCCTTGTGGTGGCTTATTCCACCCGAATACGAGCTTCACTATGAGAACTTAGTACAAGAGCTCTCGCGCAAACATCTGCTCCGAACAAATGATTACCTGGATTTTGGTGGTATTCCACAGCTACCGGCAGCAGAGTTTTCTAGTGCTGCCCTCTGGCAACTCAATAAAGCCATCGACTCGCCCTACAAGTCATTGCTCAAATTACTGCTGATGGAATGCTATGCTTCCGAGTACCCCCATATCGACCTGCTTTGCCGGCATTATAAACGAGCAGTCTATGCAGGCAAAACCAACCTTGATGAGCTGGATCCCTATGTCATGATGCTACATAAAGTGGAAACTTATCTGCAGCATCGAGGAGAAACCGAGCGTCTCGAATTAGCCAGATGCTGCTTCTATTTTAAAGCCAATGAACCCTTGAGCCGACCAGGGCGAGCCGACCGCCCTGCCTGGCGCCGGCAACTCCTACGGATGTTGAGCGCTTCATGGGGCTGGGATCAGGCCCGACTGCTCCAATTAGATAGCCGTTCAGAATGGAAAAGCCCTCAAGTTATGAAAGAGCGGCAACGGTTAGTGGATCAATTGACCCATAGTTACCGCCAACTCTCCCATTATGTCGGTACTCAAGCGAAGCAAACCCCCCAAACCCAGCGGGATTTGCATATCTTGGGACGCAAACTTTATGCGGCTTTTGGGCGTAAAACCGGGAAAATTGAATACATCAACCTAGAAATCTCCAGTAATCTGAGGGAAGAATGGTTGTCCCTTTATCAATTAGATCAGCCCAACTCTCCTGCAGGGTGGATTTTATACCAGGGGCGGTTCACCCCCGGAGACCATGGCGGCACCGCTCTAAAACATGGCCATAATGTCACAGAACTACTGGTCTGGGCCTATTTTAATGGCCTTATCAGCCACGCTACTCACCTTGCAGCCTACTCTAAAAACGGCATGCCTAAACCCGTTGAGCTGCAAGCTTTGCAGGCACAGTTACAAAAGCTATTCCCCCATCCTGGTCTCCACGGGCAAACTTTGGATAACTATACTATTCCTCCCACCATTGAACGGGCGGTGGTTTTTATCAACGTGGGCATTGATCCCATGGCCCACCGCACCCGCCAAGGAATACACCTCACCAGCACCCAGGCCGATCCCTTGAGTTATGGCGGGGCGAGGGAAAATCTCGCCCTTTCCCTTGAGATGGTGTTGCTGTCAAGCTGGAAGGAAGTTCTGGTCATCCCCTACAGGGGAAGCCAAGGCATCTTAGATTGTCTCAGTGAATATCTCCGCTGGGCCCCCCTTTCAGAGGGGCAACCACCACCAGCGCTCACTACCGGCTGCTACTCCACAAGCCACGGGCGGCATATTGCCGAACGGATCGAAATCCTCTTCCAGAATATCGTGAGCTGCTATTATCAAAACTATCCTCCCCATACGCGATATGTACTGGGGATAGGACAAGATTATTTTATCTTGTGGTTTGAAAATGACAGTTTATATACCGAAAAATGGCCTAGCAGGGAAGCGCTGCTAAAAGCCCTAGGGCGCCCTCAACCCATTTTTACCCCTGTAGTCTTGGATCGGCATCTTTCCCACTGGGCCTTTTTACATCGCTTGTTTGAAGCTAATTTACCAGGGCAAGTACAGTGCTTCTATCGCACTCAATCCAAAGGAACAGAGCTTTTTATCTTAGACGAGCGCGGATCACTATTTCACCAGATTTATCCAGAAACAAACGCAAAAACCCTGTTGGCTCACTACTCACGTTTTCTTGATACCACCGTCGAACGCCTCAATTTGACGCTTTCACCGGGACACCACAATATAATTGTGGATAAAGCAGTCTATTACCGGCTACGTCAAAGTAACCACGGACCTTGGATACTCGAACGCATGCAACCCGCCCCTCCTCCCCAACCCAGCACCTATTTTCAGGTTCAGGTGCTAGGCGACGTGCTAGGTAATGACAAGATTTTTACGGTTTTTTGCGATAATCGGGAATTTTCCGCCTTTGAATATGGTGCCGACCTCTACCGAGAGGTGGCCCACCACATACTCCGGCAACGAAGCGATCATGAACCGTATCCTATTTATATCACCGATTTGGATCTCTCACCTGCCTTGCTCGATCGCGAATCCCTGGGTTCTATCCAAACCGTACACCTTCTTAACTATAAGCGTGTTATTGAAGATCAACTCAATCAAGCACTTGCCGAACTCACCTCCGATTAAGGCTTCCGCTCCCCCCTGCTCAGCTTTTATTATTAGCTAATCATTTCTCAATGAAGGGCCAAAAAACTATGATCAGAGCGGGTATCGTGGGTGGAACAGGATACACAGGAGTTGAGCTGCTACGCTTGCTTGCGAACCATCCAAATGTTGAAATCGCCGCCATCACCTCACGCACAGAGGCCGGCGCTGCAGTGAGCGAACTGTTTCCAAACCTCCGAGGTCACTTGGAACTTTGCTTTACCGAACCTGAACCTACCCGTTTAGCTGATGAGTGCGATGTGGTCTTCTTTGCTACCCCCCATGGAGTAGCTATGGATATGGTACCGGCACTGTTAGCGCAAAATACTCGAGTGATTGATCTATCCGCTGACTTTCGTCTCTCTGATCCGGTGGTATGGGAGCGCTGGTATGGGCGTCCCCACGCGGCGCCTGACTTATTAGCTGAGGCGGTCTATGGTTTACCGGAAATCAATCGAGAAACAATCGCCCAGGCGCGCCTAGTCGCCTGCCCAGGATGCTATCCTACCGCGGTACAACTGGGATTTCTGCCCCTGTTAGAGCAACAGCTAGTGGACCCCGGCCAGCTTATCGCTGATGCGAAGTCGGGTGCCAGTGGGGCTGGCCGTAAAGCGGCCCTAGGGACCCTCCTTTGCGAAGCGAGTGAAAATTTTAAGGCTTACGGGGTGAGTGGGCATCGCCACCTCCCTGAGATTATTCAAGGACTTCATCAAGCCAGTCAATCCCCTGTAGGCTTAACTTTTGTCCCCCATCTCACCCCCATGATTCGGGGAATTCATGCCACCCTCTACGCTCAGCTTCAACGAGAGACCGATCTCCAGGCCGTTTATGAACAACGGTATGCCACGGCTCCCTTCGTGGATGTATTGCCGCCAGGAAGTCATCCAGAAACGCGCAGCGTCCGGGGCAGCAATATGTGCCGCCTCGCTGTCCACCGTCCATCAGCGGGCAACACGGTCATCGTCCTCTCAGTGACCGATAATTTGGTAAAGGGCGCCTCGGGCCAGGCCGTCCAAAATATGAATCTCATGTTTGGCCAAGAGGAAACCTGTGGGTTGACCCACATTGCTGTCATCCCTTGATCTTCGCTTCCCTCTGCTCTAAGGATTCCCAAGCATAGATGGCAAAACGCACGGACCCCCGTATTGTCATCAAGGAACACCGTCCTTGGCGGGGATGGCTCTTTAGCATTGTCTTAATCACCGTGAGTGGGATTGGGGGTTGGCTGCTTTCCTCCCGCCTCCCTCCTCTCCTCCTAGAACAAACCCAAGGTACTCCCCAGTCGCCGGCATTGAGTTCCCAGGAACAACTTCCCCATCTACAACAAGAAAATATCCGTCTGCGGGAACGTCTAGCCCGGCTTCAACGGGAATTGGAAGTGGAACAGCATGCACGTGCTGATCTCAGCGCCAATTTAGTGAACTTACAAGACGAGATTCTGGGACTCAAACGTCAACTGGCCACTTATAAAGGACTGGTGAAATCCCTTGAAGAGAAGGGCCTCCATATCCAAGATCTCACTTTGAGTAAGACGGCAACAGAGCGCTTGCTCCACTACCGTTTGGTCCTTACCCAAGGCCGCAGAGTGGACCGGTTGACCCAAGGCCAAGTGCATTTGGCCATCCAAGGTGTATTAGATGGAAAACCGGCCCGGTTGGGACTCGATACCCTCTCCAAGGGTATCCCCCTTATGTTTAAGTTCAAGTATTTTCAAATCCTAGAAGGGGAATTATTGCTACCAAGAAATTTTAAACCAACTCAGGTTAAAGTTGCCCTAATCCCCAAGGACAATCCTTCCCAGCTAGTAGAGCAGACCTTTGACTGGAGATCATTAGGAGGCTAGCCACTATACTTCAAGGCCCACAATCCAAATTGACCATCCCTTGCCAGGAGAGCTTATGATGTTTAAACGTCAGAAAAAATCTAAGTGCAGCGCCCAACTCGATACTTTAATTGGAGAGCATACTCGGATTGAAGGCGATATCACCTTTAGTGGAGGACTACGGGTGGAAGGCTATGTAAAAGGAGATATCCTCGCCGAGGAGGAGGACTCCCTATTGACGATCAGCCAGGACGGGGCCATTGAAGGTCAAGTCAAAGTTCCCTATATCATTCTTAACGGTTCGATCACAGGCGATGTCCACGCTCGCGAGCGCATTGAACTGGCGCACCAAGCACAGATCCATGGAGATGTCTATTATCACTTTATTGAAATGGCGGTAGGCGCCAAAATCAATGGGAGTTTGATCCATATGGAAGAAAAGCAGATTCCCAACCTAAAACTAGCGACTGGAGCCGATAGGGAAACTACCTCCCCCATACAGGGTCTTAAAGAAAGCAATACTTGACTGTTCCAGTAGGTTTTAGATAATAAAAGGTTAATCTTTAAAATTTTGGAGATCACGCGATCATGAGCACAACTAACGCCATTAACGCCATGCCAAGTCCGTTAATATTTACCGATGCTGCCGCCAGCAAAGTCAAGGAGCTTATCGAGGAGGAAGGTAACGATAAACTAATGCTGCGGGTGTTTATTAGTGGTGGCGGGTGCTCAGGCTTCCAGTATGGATTTACCTTTGATGAAACCTGCCACGAAGGCGATACTCAGGTAGAAAACGGCGGGGTCACCTTACTCATTGATCCCACCAGCTATCAGTACTTGGTAGGAGCGGAAATCGACTATACCGAGGGCTTGGAAGGCGCTCAGTTTGTGATCCGTAACCCCAACGCGGCAACCACCTGTGGCTGTGGTTCCTCGTTCTCGGTTTAAAAATCCCCCGCTACTCTTTTGGTATGATTGCAGCGCGCCCGCATGCTGCGGGCGTTTTTGTACCCCCAGCTAGGTTTCAGAAACATTGCCCATGAGTGAACCTTACTATCGTTATCACGTATTTTTCTGCACTAATCAGCGGGATAATGGTCGCCCCTGTTGCCAGAACCATGATGCTTTAGCACTTCGAAACTATGCTAAAGAGAAAGTAAAAGCCCTCGGGTTGGCCCAGCAGCGTCAAGTGCGCATTAACACTGCGGGCTGCCTTAACCGATGCGCCCAGGGACCCACCATTGTGATCTACCCTGAGGGAACGTGGTATACCTATGCCAATCGTGAAGACATTGATGAAATTATCAATGAACACCTGATGAAGGGTCACCCCGTTGAGCGCCTGCGGATTTAAGAGGAGCTCCCCTGAGGAGAAGTGATTATGGATCCGGCTACCTATTGCCAAAATAGGGCAACCCAGCAAGGGACGAGTCTTTACTATAGCCTCCTCTTTCTGCCTGAACCTCAACGGCGGGCTGCCACCGCACTCTATGCTTACCAAAAAGAGATCGTTGGCATCGTAGCCGAGTGCTCCGATCTAGGCGTTGCCCAAACTAAACTCCAATGGTGGCAAGAGGAAATTACTCGGTTATTTACCGGTCATCCCCGGCATC encodes the following:
- the purH gene encoding bifunctional phosphoribosylaminoimidazolecarboxamide formyltransferase/IMP cyclohydrolase, whose translation is MKPIARALISVSDKTGIVALAQQLQTQGVEILSSGGTAQLLQKHGISVIEVSTYTGFPEMMGGRIKTLHPKIHGGILGRREIDTATMAEHGINPIDLVVVNLYPFEQTVAKPDCDLATAIENIDIGGPTLLRAAAKNHAAVTVIVDPADYEQVLTEIAANNGAVSPSARFQLAVKSFEHCARYDAAIANYLGTINPEGEKSAFPHSYSIQFAKKQEMRYGENPHQQAAFYVEHAPPEGTIAAAQQLQGKALSFNNIADTDAALECVKAFHEAPTCVIVKHANPCGVATGENLQAAYERAYSADPSSAFGGIIAFNRPLDAATAKTILERQFVEVIIAPTVEAAAQAILATKPNVRVLACGEWPPQAKAGLDYKRVVGGLLLQEQDISTVALEALRTVTERSPTPQEFKDLIFAWRVVKFVKSNGIVYAKDEQTIGIGAGQTSRVMSSQIAGLKAKEAGFSVQGAVLASDAFFPFRDGLDAAAKEGISAVIQPGGSRRDEEVIAAANEQNIAMIFTGMRHFRH
- a CDS encoding class I adenylate cyclase: MLATVPCTLLHKDIRQRFFALNRHRLGRVRESLRPRQRVFLDALPLLFHTNHPLLPGFSGTRTPCGISNYSPPVTAIRAGQSISKGFSYKKWTPPIHPIYGLFLMGSSGTVAQSKQSDFDIWVCCRPGLPPTDRKILQDKSTLIEAWAANLGIEVHFFLVDEEEIREGHFESLSRSSSGSAQRYLLLDEFYRTGLLVAGRSPLWWLIPPEYELHYENLVQELSRKHLLRTNDYLDFGGIPQLPAAEFSSAALWQLNKAIDSPYKSLLKLLLMECYASEYPHIDLLCRHYKRAVYAGKTNLDELDPYVMMLHKVETYLQHRGETERLELARCCFYFKANEPLSRPGRADRPAWRRQLLRMLSASWGWDQARLLQLDSRSEWKSPQVMKERQRLVDQLTHSYRQLSHYVGTQAKQTPQTQRDLHILGRKLYAAFGRKTGKIEYINLEISSNLREEWLSLYQLDQPNSPAGWILYQGRFTPGDHGGTALKHGHNVTELLVWAYFNGLISHATHLAAYSKNGMPKPVELQALQAQLQKLFPHPGLHGQTLDNYTIPPTIERAVVFINVGIDPMAHRTRQGIHLTSTQADPLSYGGARENLALSLEMVLLSSWKEVLVIPYRGSQGILDCLSEYLRWAPLSEGQPPPALTTGCYSTSHGRHIAERIEILFQNIVSCYYQNYPPHTRYVLGIGQDYFILWFENDSLYTEKWPSREALLKALGRPQPIFTPVVLDRHLSHWAFLHRLFEANLPGQVQCFYRTQSKGTELFILDERGSLFHQIYPETNAKTLLAHYSRFLDTTVERLNLTLSPGHHNIIVDKAVYYRLRQSNHGPWILERMQPAPPPQPSTYFQVQVLGDVLGNDKIFTVFCDNREFSAFEYGADLYREVAHHILRQRSDHEPYPIYITDLDLSPALLDRESLGSIQTVHLLNYKRVIEDQLNQALAELTSD
- the argC gene encoding N-acetyl-gamma-glutamyl-phosphate reductase; protein product: MIRAGIVGGTGYTGVELLRLLANHPNVEIAAITSRTEAGAAVSELFPNLRGHLELCFTEPEPTRLADECDVVFFATPHGVAMDMVPALLAQNTRVIDLSADFRLSDPVVWERWYGRPHAAPDLLAEAVYGLPEINRETIAQARLVACPGCYPTAVQLGFLPLLEQQLVDPGQLIADAKSGASGAGRKAALGTLLCEASENFKAYGVSGHRHLPEIIQGLHQASQSPVGLTFVPHLTPMIRGIHATLYAQLQRETDLQAVYEQRYATAPFVDVLPPGSHPETRSVRGSNMCRLAVHRPSAGNTVIVLSVTDNLVKGASGQAVQNMNLMFGQEETCGLTHIAVIP
- a CDS encoding DUF6776 family protein, which produces MAKRTDPRIVIKEHRPWRGWLFSIVLITVSGIGGWLLSSRLPPLLLEQTQGTPQSPALSSQEQLPHLQQENIRLRERLARLQRELEVEQHARADLSANLVNLQDEILGLKRQLATYKGLVKSLEEKGLHIQDLTLSKTATERLLHYRLVLTQGRRVDRLTQGQVHLAIQGVLDGKPARLGLDTLSKGIPLMFKFKYFQILEGELLLPRNFKPTQVKVALIPKDNPSQLVEQTFDWRSLGG
- a CDS encoding bactofilin family protein; protein product: MMFKRQKKSKCSAQLDTLIGEHTRIEGDITFSGGLRVEGYVKGDILAEEEDSLLTISQDGAIEGQVKVPYIILNGSITGDVHARERIELAHQAQIHGDVYYHFIEMAVGAKINGSLIHMEEKQIPNLKLATGADRETTSPIQGLKESNT
- the erpA gene encoding iron-sulfur cluster insertion protein ErpA, which codes for MSTTNAINAMPSPLIFTDAAASKVKELIEEEGNDKLMLRVFISGGGCSGFQYGFTFDETCHEGDTQVENGGVTLLIDPTSYQYLVGAEIDYTEGLEGAQFVIRNPNAATTCGCGSSFSV
- a CDS encoding (2Fe-2S) ferredoxin domain-containing protein produces the protein MSEPYYRYHVFFCTNQRDNGRPCCQNHDALALRNYAKEKVKALGLAQQRQVRINTAGCLNRCAQGPTIVIYPEGTWYTYANREDIDEIINEHLMKGHPVERLRI